One genomic window of Streptomyces sp. NBC_00237 includes the following:
- a CDS encoding urease accessory protein UreD, with amino-acid sequence MTLTATARIVAAPGGKLPVLEGEGPLALRRTRSAEGAGHSRVTVVGAMSAPLGGDRLAVEVEVLDGARLTVDAAAATVALPGRIPQQAFYDVRVTVGQDAELCWLPEQLISAHGSDLRMTTTVDLAPTARLVLREEQVLGRCGESPGTLFTRLTVRRAGRPILDQELAYGPGAPGGWDGGAVLGGHRAVGQLIVIRGESADSEPRPRLLGETAVLTPLASGGVLVTAVAPDARALRLILDEALSGVTEGVPHR; translated from the coding sequence ATGACCCTCACCGCCACGGCCCGCATCGTCGCCGCCCCCGGCGGGAAGCTCCCCGTCCTGGAGGGCGAAGGACCGCTCGCCCTGCGCCGTACGAGATCGGCGGAAGGGGCAGGCCACAGCAGGGTCACCGTCGTCGGCGCGATGAGCGCGCCCCTGGGCGGCGACCGGCTCGCCGTCGAGGTGGAGGTCCTGGACGGGGCCCGGCTGACCGTCGACGCGGCGGCCGCCACCGTCGCCCTCCCCGGCCGCATCCCCCAACAGGCGTTCTACGACGTACGTGTGACGGTCGGTCAGGACGCTGAGCTGTGCTGGCTGCCGGAACAGCTCATCTCCGCGCACGGCAGCGACCTGCGCATGACCACCACGGTCGACCTCGCCCCCACCGCCCGCCTCGTGCTCCGCGAGGAGCAGGTGCTGGGCCGGTGCGGGGAGAGCCCCGGCACCCTCTTCACCCGCCTCACCGTGCGCCGCGCCGGACGCCCGATCCTCGACCAGGAGCTGGCGTACGGTCCGGGCGCGCCGGGCGGCTGGGACGGCGGGGCGGTGCTGGGCGGACACCGTGCCGTGGGTCAACTCATCGTCATACGGGGGGAGTCGGCAGACAGCGAACCGCGGCCCCGCCTGCTCGGCGAGACCGCGGTGCTCACCCCGCTCGCGAGCGGGGGCGTACTCGTGACGGCGGTAGCCCCGGACGCCAGGGCGCTGCGCCTGATCCTCGACGAAGCGCTGAGCGGCGTCACGGAGGGTGTGCCGCACAGGTGA
- a CDS encoding DUF4190 domain-containing protein produces the protein MSGTRGQSRTSTNWLAIGGLASGIIGLIILAILFGPLAILLGALGLRQTGKGGNGMAKAAIVVGIVDTVLGIVLMVAGGFSFFIGG, from the coding sequence ATGAGCGGCACTCGCGGGCAGTCGCGCACGAGCACCAACTGGCTGGCGATCGGCGGTCTCGCCAGCGGCATCATCGGCCTGATCATCCTGGCCATCCTCTTCGGCCCGCTGGCCATCCTGCTCGGCGCGCTGGGCCTGCGTCAGACGGGCAAGGGCGGCAACGGCATGGCGAAGGCGGCCATCGTCGTGGGCATCGTGGACACCGTGCTCGGCATCGTCCTGATGGTCGCCGGCGGGTTCAGCTTCTTCATCGGCGGGTGA
- a CDS encoding alpha/beta hydrolase produces MRRTAVLGSAGTLLAGTLIAGAMAAPAATAAAGQANQGNKSSNSLLGKGGSEAYGVKVAADRAARTGIAWQDCPAAWGLEKPIQCGYVTVPLDYKKPHGKQIKLAVDRVGNTGSKKDRQGSLVYNPGGPGGSGLKFPRRVVTKNPIWAGAAKAYDLVGFDPRGVGKSTPISCVDPQEFIKAPKADPVPDSEADKQAQRKLAAEYAAGCKERSGWMLPHMTTPNTARDLDVIRAALGDKKLNYLGVSYGTYLGAVYGTLFPTHIRRMVLDSVVNPSTKKIWYEVNLDQDIAFEGRWKDWMKWVAANDATYHIGDTVEKVQKQWEKLRATAKKEPVGGLVGPAELIVFFQSAPYYDSAWAPVADVWSKYLAGDPKPLIEEAGPHPEDTAGNIASENSNAVYTAVECADAKWPTSWNKWNRDNTRLHEKYPFLTWSNAWMNLPCATWGAPQQHATEVKTNKGLPPVLIAQSTRDAATPYAGAVELHKRFKGSRLITERDAGSHGITNLANPCLNTRVEAYLLSGKLDSRDVTCAPHATPKP; encoded by the coding sequence TTGCGTCGCACCGCAGTGCTCGGCTCGGCCGGCACCCTGCTCGCGGGCACACTCATAGCCGGGGCAATGGCGGCACCGGCCGCCACCGCCGCCGCCGGACAGGCCAACCAGGGCAACAAGAGCTCCAACAGCCTTCTGGGCAAGGGGGGTTCGGAGGCGTACGGCGTGAAGGTCGCCGCCGACCGGGCCGCCAGGACCGGCATCGCCTGGCAGGACTGTCCGGCCGCCTGGGGCCTGGAGAAGCCCATCCAGTGCGGCTACGTCACGGTTCCGCTGGACTACAAGAAGCCGCACGGCAAGCAGATCAAGCTCGCCGTCGACAGGGTCGGCAACACCGGCTCCAAGAAGGACCGGCAGGGCTCCCTGGTCTACAACCCGGGCGGCCCCGGCGGCTCGGGCCTCAAGTTCCCGCGCCGCGTGGTCACCAAGAACCCGATCTGGGCGGGTGCCGCCAAGGCGTACGACCTGGTCGGCTTCGACCCCCGGGGAGTCGGCAAGTCGACTCCGATCTCCTGCGTCGACCCGCAGGAGTTCATCAAGGCCCCGAAGGCGGACCCGGTCCCCGACAGCGAGGCCGACAAGCAGGCGCAGCGCAAGCTGGCCGCCGAGTACGCGGCGGGCTGCAAGGAGCGCAGCGGCTGGATGCTGCCGCACATGACCACCCCGAACACGGCGCGCGACCTCGACGTCATCCGCGCCGCGCTCGGCGACAAGAAGCTCAACTACCTGGGCGTCTCGTACGGCACCTACCTCGGCGCCGTCTACGGCACGCTCTTCCCGACGCACATCCGCCGCATGGTCCTCGACAGCGTCGTGAACCCCTCCACGAAGAAGATCTGGTACGAGGTCAACCTCGACCAGGACATCGCCTTCGAGGGCCGCTGGAAGGACTGGATGAAGTGGGTCGCAGCGAACGACGCGACCTACCACATCGGCGACACCGTCGAGAAGGTCCAGAAGCAGTGGGAGAAGCTGCGCGCGACCGCCAAGAAGGAGCCCGTGGGCGGCCTCGTCGGCCCCGCCGAGCTGATCGTCTTCTTCCAGAGCGCGCCGTACTACGACTCCGCGTGGGCGCCCGTCGCCGACGTCTGGAGCAAGTACCTCGCCGGTGACCCGAAGCCGCTGATCGAGGAGGCGGGCCCGCACCCGGAGGACACCGCGGGCAACATCGCGTCGGAGAACTCCAACGCCGTCTACACGGCCGTCGAGTGCGCCGACGCCAAGTGGCCGACCAGCTGGAACAAGTGGAACCGGGACAACACCCGGCTGCACGAGAAGTACCCCTTCCTCACCTGGTCCAACGCCTGGATGAACCTGCCCTGCGCGACCTGGGGCGCCCCGCAGCAGCACGCCACGGAGGTGAAGACCAACAAGGGTCTGCCGCCGGTGCTGATCGCCCAGTCGACCCGCGACGCGGCCACGCCGTACGCGGGTGCCGTCGAACTGCACAAGCGGTTCAAGGGTTCGCGCCTGATCACCGAGCGCGACGCGGGTTCGCACGGCATCACCAACCTGGCCAACCCGTGCCTCAACACGCGGGTCGAGGCATACCTGCTCAGCGGCAAGCTGGACAGCCGTGACGTGACGTGCGCCCCGCACGCCACGCCCAAGCCGTAA
- a CDS encoding 1-acyl-sn-glycerol-3-phosphate acyltransferase, with product MFYYVLKYVVLGPLLRILFRPRIEGLRHIPADGAAIVAGNHLSFSDHFLMPAVLKRRITFLAKAEYFTGPGVKGRLTAAFFRSAGQIPVDRSGKEAGKAAVREGLGVLEKGELLGIYPEGTRSHDGRLYKGKVGVAVMAIRAGVPVVPCAMVGTFEIQPPGRKIPKVKRVTIRFGEPLDFSRFAGMEDEKTALRAVTDEIMYAILALSGQEYVDRYAAEVKAEQAAQGRKFPRLRR from the coding sequence GTGTTCTATTACGTGCTCAAATACGTCGTTCTCGGACCGCTGTTGAGAATTCTCTTCCGGCCCCGGATCGAGGGGCTGCGGCACATTCCGGCGGACGGGGCGGCGATCGTCGCGGGAAATCACCTGTCGTTCTCCGACCACTTCCTGATGCCCGCCGTACTGAAGCGGCGGATCACCTTCCTCGCCAAGGCCGAGTACTTCACCGGGCCCGGGGTGAAGGGGCGGCTGACGGCGGCGTTCTTCCGCAGTGCGGGGCAGATCCCGGTGGACCGGTCGGGGAAGGAGGCCGGGAAGGCGGCCGTGCGGGAGGGGCTCGGGGTGCTGGAGAAGGGCGAGTTGCTCGGGATCTACCCGGAGGGGACGCGGTCGCACGACGGGCGGCTGTACAAGGGCAAGGTGGGGGTCGCGGTGATGGCGATCCGGGCCGGGGTGCCGGTGGTGCCGTGCGCGATGGTGGGGACGTTCGAGATCCAGCCGCCGGGGCGGAAGATCCCGAAGGTGAAGCGGGTGACGATCCGCTTCGGAGAGCCGCTGGACTTCTCCCGGTTCGCCGGGATGGAGGACGAGAAGACCGCGCTGCGGGCCGTCACCGACGAGATCATGTACGCGATCCTGGCGCTGTCCGGGCAGGAGTACGTCGACCGGTACGCGGCCGAGGTGAAGGCGGAACAGGCCGCGCAGGGGCGGAAGTTCCCGAGGTTGCGGCGCTGA
- a CDS encoding GDSL-type esterase/lipase family protein — protein MSAPPKETRMPDSDHPEQRPGPAVPDAEGHRADEIPIMIVGDSISHGSSGDWTWRYRLWKHLRGHGVSLDLVGPKDTLDNIRTAEVGDDDGTYADPDFDRDHDAQWGRPYVTEKDEIEAKVREHRPAYLLVLLGINDLFWYGVEPPQFEANLREFIVNARRADPRLSIVLGRVLPCRKAVDDLEFGARVDASNERLRAVAKDLDSPSSPVVVADTSAEFVASEHTWDGTHPNPNGEIRIAAAFADTLASRFGIGARYPRPFPDVPAIEADAKRSAVE, from the coding sequence ATGTCCGCACCTCCGAAGGAGACCCGCATGCCCGACTCCGACCACCCGGAGCAGCGCCCCGGCCCCGCCGTCCCCGACGCGGAGGGCCACCGGGCCGACGAGATCCCCATCATGATCGTCGGCGACTCCATCAGCCACGGCAGCAGCGGCGACTGGACCTGGCGCTACCGCCTCTGGAAGCACCTGCGCGGACATGGCGTCAGCCTGGACCTGGTGGGGCCGAAGGACACGCTGGACAACATCCGCACCGCCGAGGTCGGGGACGACGACGGCACCTACGCCGACCCCGATTTCGACCGTGACCACGACGCCCAGTGGGGCCGCCCGTACGTGACGGAGAAGGACGAGATCGAGGCCAAGGTGCGCGAGCACCGGCCCGCTTACCTGCTGGTCCTGCTCGGCATCAACGACCTGTTCTGGTACGGCGTCGAGCCGCCCCAGTTCGAGGCGAACCTGCGGGAGTTCATCGTGAACGCCCGCCGCGCCGATCCTCGGCTGAGCATCGTTCTGGGCCGCGTGCTGCCGTGCCGGAAGGCGGTCGACGACCTTGAGTTCGGTGCCCGCGTCGATGCTTCCAACGAGCGGCTGCGCGCCGTGGCGAAGGACCTCGACAGCCCGTCCTCCCCCGTCGTCGTCGCGGACACCTCGGCGGAATTCGTCGCCTCCGAGCACACCTGGGACGGAACCCACCCCAACCCCAACGGCGAGATCCGTATCGCCGCCGCCTTCGCCGACACCCTGGCCTCCCGCTTCGGCATCGGCGCCCGCTACCCGCGCCCCTTCCCGGACGTACCCGCGATCGAGGCGGACGCCAAGAGGAGCGCCGTCGAGTAG
- a CDS encoding YdcF family protein, giving the protein MIVFVPAGIFLLALLVGMLRDRRRLRNGFYLVFTLFFTLVGIMLKAGQTHPALAAVIAGILLLLALLSAFVLAWFLVRNGLTMLRKEGRSPANLLSLVAGLGIIGLGAMLVASLATGSRALGTVTVVTVLVVGYVSFLFTCFLLYALLYGWFKPRGRIDFVVVLGSGLIRNKVPPLLAGRLDKGREVYDAQVAAGGSPMLVTSGGQGPDEDRPEGQAMAEYLIEAGVPADRIIQETQSRTTEENLALSGALMRDVDPGYRCVIVTNNYHAFRAALMARKTDIPGQVVGSRTARYFWPSAVIREFVAIFMQHKVVNFSMCVLLVLTGSLAGLT; this is encoded by the coding sequence ATGATCGTCTTTGTTCCCGCCGGAATCTTCCTCCTGGCGCTGCTCGTCGGCATGCTGCGCGACCGACGCCGTCTGCGGAACGGCTTCTATCTGGTCTTCACCCTCTTCTTCACCCTGGTCGGCATCATGCTGAAGGCGGGGCAGACGCACCCGGCGCTGGCGGCCGTGATCGCCGGGATCCTGCTCCTGCTGGCATTGCTGTCCGCGTTCGTCCTCGCCTGGTTCCTCGTCCGGAACGGGCTGACGATGCTCCGCAAGGAGGGCCGCAGCCCGGCGAACCTGCTCTCCCTGGTGGCGGGCCTGGGCATCATCGGCCTCGGCGCGATGCTGGTCGCCTCGCTCGCGACGGGCTCGCGCGCGCTGGGCACGGTGACGGTCGTGACGGTCCTGGTCGTGGGGTACGTGTCCTTCCTCTTCACCTGCTTCCTGCTGTACGCGCTCCTGTACGGCTGGTTCAAGCCGCGCGGCCGCATCGACTTCGTGGTGGTGCTGGGCTCGGGCCTGATCCGCAACAAGGTGCCGCCGCTGCTCGCGGGCCGTCTCGACAAGGGGCGCGAGGTGTACGACGCCCAGGTCGCGGCCGGCGGCAGTCCGATGCTGGTCACCTCGGGCGGGCAGGGTCCCGACGAGGACCGGCCGGAGGGCCAGGCGATGGCCGAGTACCTGATCGAGGCGGGCGTACCGGCGGACCGGATCATCCAGGAGACCCAGTCGCGCACCACCGAGGAGAACCTCGCCTTGAGCGGCGCGCTGATGCGGGACGTGGACCCGGGGTACCGGTGCGTGATCGTCACGAACAACTACCACGCGTTCCGGGCGGCCCTGATGGCCCGCAAGACGGACATCCCCGGTCAGGTCGTGGGCTCCCGAACGGCCCGCTACTTCTGGCCGAGCGCGGTCATCCGGGAGTTCGTGGCGATCTTCATGCAGCACAAGGTGGTCAACTTCTCGATGTGCGTACTGCTGGTGCTGACGGGGTCCCTCGCCGGACTGACCTGA
- a CDS encoding SSI family serine proteinase inhibitor, whose translation MRPLRTAVVAAAALCALAPAATAVADSHPTPQRGFLLTVSGAENTWIRGVSLHCSPKAGGGHPDAQAACDDITKARGDFGSLPGDPHACTKQYDPVTATASGTWRGRTVSWTKTFGNACELDAAAGPVFRF comes from the coding sequence ATGCGCCCCCTCCGTACCGCCGTCGTCGCGGCAGCCGCCCTGTGCGCCCTCGCCCCGGCCGCGACCGCCGTCGCCGACTCCCACCCCACGCCGCAGCGGGGGTTTCTGCTCACCGTGAGCGGTGCCGAGAACACCTGGATCCGGGGCGTCAGCCTGCACTGCTCGCCCAAGGCGGGCGGCGGCCACCCCGACGCACAGGCCGCGTGCGACGACATCACGAAGGCACGCGGCGACTTCGGCTCGCTGCCCGGCGACCCGCACGCCTGCACCAAGCAGTACGACCCGGTGACCGCCACGGCCTCCGGCACGTGGCGCGGCCGTACCGTCAGCTGGACGAAGACCTTCGGCAACGCGTGCGAGCTCGACGCGGCAGCGGGACCGGTGTTCCGCTTCTGA
- a CDS encoding cytochrome c oxidase assembly protein encodes MDHSGHGMNMDLPPFTLGRGLELSPDPFFLVTCLAALALYGWGVARLRRRGDDWPVGRTVFFTIGVLTLLLVMCTKLNDYGMVMFSVHMVQHMIISMLSPILLLLGAPITLALRALPVSGRGRKGRKGPRELLLALLHSRYMKIITHPAFTIPLFIASLYGLYFTPLFDTLMGSKVGHIAMMVHFLAVGLVFFWPIMGVDPGPHRPGYVMRMLELFAGMPFHAFFGIALMMATQPMVEAYKNPPASLGIDALADQNAAGGIAWAFSEIPSVVVLLALVFQWYRSEQRVARRSDRAADRNGDKELEEYNAYLASLRARGGQS; translated from the coding sequence ATGGACCACAGCGGGCACGGCATGAACATGGATCTGCCGCCGTTCACGCTGGGACGGGGCCTGGAGCTCTCCCCCGATCCCTTCTTCCTGGTGACCTGCCTCGCGGCGCTCGCCCTGTACGGATGGGGCGTGGCGCGGCTGCGTCGGCGCGGCGACGACTGGCCGGTGGGCCGGACGGTGTTCTTCACCATCGGCGTGCTGACCCTGCTCCTGGTGATGTGCACCAAGCTCAACGACTACGGCATGGTCATGTTCAGCGTGCACATGGTGCAGCACATGATCATCAGCATGCTGTCGCCGATCCTGCTGCTGCTGGGCGCGCCGATCACCCTCGCCCTGCGCGCGCTGCCGGTGTCGGGGCGCGGGCGCAAGGGCCGCAAGGGGCCGCGCGAGCTGCTGCTCGCACTGCTGCACAGCCGGTACATGAAGATCATCACGCACCCGGCGTTCACCATCCCGCTGTTCATCGCGAGCCTGTACGGCCTCTACTTCACCCCGCTGTTCGACACGCTCATGGGCAGCAAGGTCGGGCACATCGCGATGATGGTGCACTTCCTCGCGGTCGGCCTGGTCTTCTTCTGGCCGATCATGGGCGTCGACCCGGGACCGCACCGCCCCGGCTACGTGATGCGGATGCTGGAGCTGTTCGCGGGCATGCCGTTCCACGCGTTCTTCGGCATCGCGCTGATGATGGCGACGCAGCCGATGGTGGAGGCGTACAAGAATCCGCCCGCCTCGCTCGGCATCGACGCGCTCGCCGACCAGAACGCGGCGGGCGGCATCGCCTGGGCGTTCAGTGAGATCCCGTCGGTGGTGGTGCTGCTCGCGCTGGTCTTCCAGTGGTACCGCTCCGAGCAGCGCGTGGCGCGGCGCTCGGACCGGGCGGCGGACCGCAACGGTGACAAGGAGCTGGAGGAGTACAACGCGTACCTGGCGTCCTTGCGGGCGCGCGGCGGTCAGTCGTGA
- a CDS encoding 6-phosphofructokinase, with the protein MRIGVLTSGGDCPGLNAVIRSVVHRAVVDHGDEVIGFHDGWRGLLDCDYRPLDLDAVNGILARGGTILGSSRVQPAHLRGGIEQARGHVADLGLDAIIPIGGEGTLKAAHLLSEAGLPIVGVPKTIDNDIASTDVTFGFDTAVGVATEALDRLKTTAESHQRVLIVEVMGRHTGWIALHSGMAAGAHAIVVPERPFDIGELTELVGKRFSAGKKFAIVVVAEGAKPRAGSMEFDIGKTDQYGHERFAGVANQLAIELEERLGKEARPVILGHVQRGGTPTAYDRVLATRFGWHAVEAAHRGEFGMMTALRGTNIEMVPLASAVEELKTVPVERYAEAECVL; encoded by the coding sequence ATGCGCATTGGTGTCCTCACCTCCGGCGGCGACTGCCCCGGCCTGAACGCCGTCATCCGCTCCGTCGTCCACCGTGCCGTCGTCGACCACGGCGACGAGGTCATCGGCTTCCACGACGGCTGGCGGGGCCTCCTCGACTGCGACTACCGCCCCCTCGACCTGGACGCCGTGAACGGCATCCTGGCCCGGGGCGGCACCATCCTCGGCTCCTCCCGCGTCCAGCCCGCGCACCTGCGCGGCGGCATCGAGCAGGCCCGCGGCCACGTCGCGGACCTGGGCCTCGACGCGATCATCCCGATCGGCGGCGAAGGCACCCTCAAGGCGGCGCACCTGCTGTCCGAGGCGGGCCTGCCGATCGTCGGCGTACCGAAGACGATCGACAACGACATCGCGTCGACGGACGTCACCTTCGGCTTCGACACCGCCGTCGGGGTCGCGACGGAGGCCCTGGACCGGCTGAAGACCACCGCCGAGTCCCACCAGCGCGTCCTGATCGTCGAGGTCATGGGGCGGCACACCGGGTGGATCGCCCTGCACTCCGGGATGGCGGCCGGCGCGCACGCCATCGTGGTGCCCGAGCGGCCCTTCGACATCGGGGAGCTGACCGAGCTGGTCGGCAAGCGATTCTCGGCGGGCAAGAAGTTCGCGATCGTCGTGGTCGCGGAGGGTGCGAAGCCGCGCGCGGGGTCGATGGAGTTCGACATCGGCAAGACCGACCAGTACGGGCACGAGCGCTTCGCCGGGGTCGCCAACCAGCTCGCGATCGAGCTGGAGGAACGCCTCGGCAAGGAGGCCCGCCCGGTGATCCTCGGCCACGTCCAGCGCGGTGGCACCCCGACCGCGTACGACCGCGTCCTCGCGACCCGCTTCGGCTGGCACGCGGTGGAGGCGGCGCACCGAGGCGAATTCGGCATGATGACGGCGCTGCGCGGCACGAACATCGAGATGGTGCCGCTGGCCAGTGCGGTGGAAGAGCTGAAGACGGTTCCGGTGGAGCGGTACGCGGAAGCGGAATGCGTGCTGTAG
- a CDS encoding type 1 glutamine amidotransferase: MNDNSLRLVWIYPDLLSTYGDQGNALVVERRARQRGLDVQRVDVRSDQPVPTSGDIYLIGGGEDRPQRLAAERLRKDGGLSRAVSNGAIVFSVCAGYQILGHEFINDLGQREQGLGLLDVISTRGEGERCVGDVLADIDAPLNLPQLTGFENHQGITHLGPTARPFARVRLGKGNGTGDGTEGAYNDTVFGTYMHGPVLARNPQIADLLLKLALDVNALPPTDDRWYEALRAERIASATQPA; this comes from the coding sequence ATGAACGACAACAGTCTGCGGCTGGTCTGGATCTACCCCGACCTCCTCAGCACGTACGGCGACCAGGGCAACGCCCTCGTCGTCGAGCGCCGGGCCCGCCAGCGGGGCCTCGACGTGCAGCGTGTGGACGTACGCAGCGACCAGCCCGTGCCCACCTCGGGCGACATCTACCTGATCGGCGGCGGTGAGGACCGACCCCAGCGGCTGGCCGCCGAGCGGCTGCGCAAGGACGGCGGGCTCAGCCGTGCCGTCTCCAACGGCGCGATCGTCTTCTCGGTGTGCGCCGGGTACCAGATCCTCGGCCACGAGTTCATCAACGACCTCGGGCAGCGCGAGCAGGGCCTCGGCCTGCTCGACGTCATCTCCACCCGTGGTGAGGGCGAGCGCTGCGTCGGCGACGTGCTCGCCGACATCGACGCCCCGCTGAACCTCCCGCAGCTCACCGGCTTCGAGAACCACCAGGGCATCACCCACCTCGGCCCCACCGCCCGACCCTTCGCCCGGGTCCGCCTCGGCAAGGGCAACGGCACGGGCGACGGCACCGAAGGCGCGTACAACGACACCGTGTTCGGCACGTACATGCACGGTCCGGTTCTCGCCCGGAACCCGCAGATCGCGGACCTGCTGCTGAAGCTGGCCCTCGACGTGAACGCGCTGCCGCCCACCGACGACCGCTGGTACGAGGCGCTGCGCGCCGAGCGCATCGCCAGCGCCACGCAGCCCGCCTGA
- a CDS encoding MurT ligase domain-containing protein, whose translation MAGNTEPLSPRAKLAVTAGKAAAAVSRAAGRGSGSVIGGKVALRLDPDLLGRLANHLDVVLVSATNGKTTTTRLIAEALRASGPVVSNALGANMPAGITSALAGGSDAKYGVIEVDEKYLAGVARDVTPKAIALLNLSRDQLDRAAETRMLAEKWREGLAGSKAVVIANADDPLIVWAASSSPNVVWVAAGQEWKDDAWSCPSCGGVMQRPGDDWFCGECGFRRPTPSWVLSGDHVLDPHGSAWPIHLQLPGRANKANAATSAAVAATFGVPPQVALERMYQVQAVAGRYDVVQYQGRELRLLLAKNPAGWLETFSLINPPPTPVILSVNARGADGTDTSWLWDVDYTRLAGHPIFVLGDRKLDLAVRLEVANLEFRVCETLDEAVQMAPPGLIETIANYTAFQDLRRRVGN comes from the coding sequence ATGGCAGGCAACACGGAGCCGTTGTCGCCGCGGGCCAAGCTGGCCGTGACGGCAGGCAAGGCCGCGGCGGCGGTGTCCCGCGCCGCGGGGCGCGGCAGCGGTTCGGTGATCGGCGGAAAGGTCGCGCTCAGGCTCGACCCGGACCTGCTGGGACGACTCGCGAACCACCTGGACGTGGTGCTTGTCTCGGCGACGAACGGCAAGACGACGACGACCCGGCTGATCGCGGAGGCCCTGCGGGCCAGCGGTCCTGTCGTGTCGAACGCGCTCGGCGCGAACATGCCCGCGGGCATCACGTCCGCCCTCGCGGGCGGCTCGGACGCGAAGTACGGCGTGATCGAGGTCGACGAGAAGTACCTGGCGGGGGTGGCGCGCGATGTGACGCCGAAGGCGATCGCGCTGCTGAACCTCTCGCGCGACCAGCTCGACCGGGCCGCCGAGACCCGCATGCTGGCGGAGAAGTGGCGTGAGGGTCTGGCCGGTTCCAAGGCCGTCGTGATCGCGAACGCGGACGACCCGCTGATCGTGTGGGCGGCGTCCTCGTCGCCGAACGTGGTGTGGGTGGCGGCCGGTCAGGAGTGGAAGGACGACGCCTGGTCGTGCCCCTCCTGCGGCGGTGTGATGCAGCGTCCCGGCGACGACTGGTTCTGCGGCGAGTGCGGCTTCCGCCGTCCGACGCCGAGCTGGGTGCTCTCCGGCGACCACGTCCTGGACCCGCACGGCTCGGCGTGGCCGATCCACCTCCAGCTGCCGGGCCGCGCCAACAAGGCGAACGCGGCCACGTCGGCCGCCGTCGCGGCGACCTTCGGGGTGCCCCCGCAGGTGGCGCTGGAGCGCATGTACCAGGTGCAGGCGGTGGCCGGACGGTACGACGTCGTCCAGTACCAGGGCCGTGAACTGCGGCTGCTGCTCGCGAAGAACCCGGCCGGGTGGCTGGAGACGTTCTCGCTGATCAACCCGCCGCCGACGCCGGTGATCCTGTCCGTGAACGCCCGTGGCGCCGACGGCACCGACACCTCCTGGCTGTGGGACGTCGACTACACCCGGCTCGCCGGTCACCCGATCTTCGTGCTCGGCGACCGCAAGCTGGACCTGGCGGTCCGCCTCGAAGTCGCCAACCTGGAGTTCCGGGTGTGCGAGACCCTCGACGAGGCCGTGCAGATGGCACCGCCCGGCCTGATCGAGACGATCGCCAACTACACCGCGTTCCAGGACCTCCGCCGCCGCGTCGGCAACTGA
- the def gene encoding peptide deformylase, producing MRHRPIPGSSGTVRPMTLHGEPVLHAPCEPVTDFDASLARLVEDMFATMYAAEGVGLAANQVGTSLRVFVYDCPDDDEVRHLGHVVNPRLVEADGVVVRGAEGCLSLPGLEAGTPRYDHAVVEGFTMTGEPVTISGTGFFARCLQHECDHLDGTVYPDRLTGWRKSKVLREARRAKWNRSAQGA from the coding sequence ATGCGACACCGCCCCATTCCCGGCAGTTCCGGCACCGTACGCCCCATGACGCTGCACGGCGAGCCCGTCCTGCACGCCCCGTGCGAGCCCGTCACCGACTTCGACGCGTCCCTGGCCCGCCTCGTCGAGGACATGTTCGCGACGATGTACGCGGCCGAGGGCGTCGGCCTCGCCGCCAACCAGGTCGGCACCTCGCTCCGCGTCTTCGTCTACGACTGCCCGGACGACGACGAGGTCCGCCACCTCGGCCACGTCGTGAACCCCCGCCTGGTGGAGGCGGACGGCGTCGTCGTACGAGGCGCGGAAGGCTGCCTCTCCCTGCCGGGCCTGGAGGCGGGCACGCCGCGCTACGACCACGCGGTGGTCGAGGGCTTCACGATGACGGGAGAGCCGGTCACGATTTCCGGCACCGGCTTCTTCGCGCGCTGCCTCCAGCACGAGTGCGACCACCTCGACGGCACGGTCTACCCGGACCGCCTCACTGGCTGGCGCAAGTCCAAGGTCCTCCGCGAGGCCCGCAGGGCGAAGTGGAACCGCTCCGCACAAGGGGCGTGA